In one Bacillus thuringiensis genomic region, the following are encoded:
- a CDS encoding RNA polymerase sigma factor, translating to MQTYRHYIFQVIFSILRHEEDAKDVTQEVFVKIHASLPHYQFRGLKTWMARIATNHAIDYKRKKARESEELFLCKEAEENIQSSHNIEALLLTKEQKLLIAQKLRELPENYRDVILAHYLEEKSYQEIALQENIEVKTVEMKLYRARKWIKKHWKEEEFL from the coding sequence GTGCAAACATATCGTCACTATATTTTCCAAGTTATCTTTTCTATTTTAAGACATGAAGAAGATGCGAAAGATGTTACACAAGAAGTATTCGTAAAAATTCACGCCTCTCTCCCACATTATCAATTTCGTGGATTAAAAACGTGGATGGCACGTATTGCCACCAATCACGCTATTGATTATAAGAGAAAGAAAGCTAGAGAAAGTGAAGAACTCTTCTTATGTAAAGAAGCTGAGGAAAATATACAGTCCTCTCATAATATTGAGGCTTTATTATTGACGAAAGAGCAAAAATTACTCATTGCCCAAAAACTGCGAGAACTTCCCGAAAATTACCGTGACGTCATTCTCGCACATTACTTAGAAGAAAAGAGCTATCAAGAAATTGCTTTACAGGAAAACATCGAAGTAAAAACAGTCGAAATGAAACTGTATCGAGCACGAAAATGGATTAAAAAACATTGGAAGGAGGAAGAGTTTCTATGA
- a CDS encoding BlaI/MecI/CopY family transcriptional regulator yields the protein MFTQNYRLNEQGLNHFFGPLEAKIMEIIWSTEGITIKEVQRKLSEESPVNFNTVMTVMNRLVEKLHLEKQTVKRSGIYRAIQTKEEFLSNQTKKMTQELVGEFGDLVVTHMIDELEQADPNLIKKLEDKLNQLKKEDR from the coding sequence ATGTTTACGCAAAACTATAGGTTAAATGAGCAAGGATTAAATCATTTCTTTGGACCGCTTGAAGCGAAGATTATGGAGATTATTTGGTCTACTGAAGGTATTACTATTAAAGAAGTCCAGCGGAAGTTAAGTGAAGAATCGCCTGTGAATTTTAATACTGTTATGACAGTTATGAACAGGTTAGTAGAGAAATTACACTTAGAAAAACAGACTGTGAAAAGAAGTGGCATATATCGTGCTATACAAACGAAAGAAGAATTCTTATCTAATCAAACGAAGAAAATGACACAGGAATTAGTGGGGGAATTTGGAGATTTAGTTGTAACACATATGATAGATGAGTTAGAGCAGGCTGATCCGAATTTAATAAAAAAATTAGAAGACAAATTGAATCAGTTAAAAAAAGAGGATCGATGA
- the exsE gene encoding exosporium protein ExsE, which produces MRTWRVGTFSMGLSIISLGCFLLFSVVKGIQVLDTLTAWWPVLLIILGAEVLLYLLFSKKEQSFIKYDIFSIFFIGVLGSVGIAFYCLLSTGLLEEVRHSINTTRQTSNIPDGQFDIPESIKKIVVDAGHQPLTIEGNNTNQIHLLGTYEMTTKANEKLNLKQDDFLSVQTAGETMYITLKSLPVQHTLFNSAPQVKPTLVLPQNKNVEIRASNNELSLYPGQLQNNWFVQESSRVSVHLAKESDVSLTAITNQKEIHGNTPWEQVEDLTKKENNSSEEHPELNEQEHWYKNSIKTGNGTYKLNIEKTYNLNMSVIEK; this is translated from the coding sequence ATGAGGACTTGGCGTGTTGGAACATTCTCAATGGGGCTTTCTATTATATCGTTAGGATGCTTTTTACTATTTTCAGTCGTAAAAGGAATTCAAGTATTAGATACACTAACTGCATGGTGGCCAGTTTTACTCATCATACTTGGAGCCGAAGTTTTACTATACCTTCTATTTTCTAAGAAGGAACAATCATTTATTAAATATGATATTTTTAGTATTTTCTTTATCGGCGTTTTAGGAAGCGTCGGAATTGCTTTTTACTGTTTATTATCAACTGGATTACTAGAAGAAGTTCGTCACTCTATTAACACAACGAGGCAAACGAGTAATATTCCAGACGGACAATTTGATATACCTGAATCTATCAAAAAAATCGTAGTAGATGCAGGACATCAGCCTCTAACGATAGAGGGAAATAATACAAATCAAATTCATCTTTTGGGAACTTATGAAATGACAACGAAAGCAAATGAAAAACTCAATTTAAAACAAGATGATTTCCTTTCAGTTCAAACGGCTGGAGAAACGATGTATATCACTTTAAAATCATTACCTGTTCAGCATACGTTATTTAATTCAGCACCACAGGTGAAACCAACGCTTGTTCTTCCGCAAAATAAAAATGTGGAAATCCGTGCTTCAAATAACGAACTATCTCTTTATCCAGGTCAATTACAAAATAATTGGTTTGTACAGGAAAGCTCAAGAGTGTCTGTCCATCTTGCAAAAGAAAGTGATGTATCTTTAACAGCAATAACGAATCAAAAAGAAATACACGGAAACACACCTTGGGAGCAAGTAGAAGATTTAACGAAAAAAGAAAATAATTCTTCAGAAGAACATCCAGAATTAAACGAGCAAGAACATTGGTATAAAAATTCGATTAAAACTGGAAATGGGACGTACAAGTTAAATATTGAGAAAACTTATAATTTGAATATGAGCGTTATCGAAAAATAA
- a CDS encoding peptidase E, whose translation MKLAVIGGGDLQDSNHLPINERLIELTNKQYPKILFIPTASHDDESYIKLFLDTFEKQLHCEVQILRITTDSPSKYEIDEMIHSADLIYLGGGNYIHMLTQWKEYRLDEKLLLALQQGTLIAGYSAGAMCWFTSSIRSDYEGFGYIESNGWGIVNKRFCPHYNQLNRMNAFHSFLQNHQGNIEGIALEDNCALYITEESFEIIGEPEKAWEFYMSDQTLIRQHFDITLKSYL comes from the coding sequence ATGAAATTAGCTGTCATTGGTGGCGGTGATTTACAAGATTCAAATCACTTGCCTATTAATGAACGCCTTATAGAATTAACAAATAAACAGTACCCAAAAATATTGTTTATTCCAACGGCTAGTCATGATGATGAAAGCTATATAAAATTATTTTTAGACACGTTTGAAAAACAATTACATTGTGAAGTACAAATTTTACGCATTACAACAGATTCACCTTCTAAGTATGAAATAGACGAGATGATTCATTCAGCCGATTTAATTTATTTAGGTGGTGGAAACTATATTCACATGCTTACACAATGGAAAGAATATAGACTTGATGAAAAATTATTATTGGCTCTACAGCAAGGAACACTTATTGCTGGTTATAGTGCTGGTGCTATGTGTTGGTTCACGTCTAGTATCCGATCAGATTATGAAGGTTTTGGTTATATAGAGAGTAACGGATGGGGTATTGTTAATAAAAGATTTTGTCCACATTATAATCAATTAAACAGAATGAACGCCTTCCATTCCTTTTTACAAAATCATCAAGGGAATATAGAAGGAATTGCACTGGAGGATAATTGTGCTTTATATATTACAGAGGAATCCTTTGAGATTATCGGTGAACCAGAAAAAGCGTGGGAGTTTTATATGAGTGATCAAACACTCATTAGACAACATTTTGATATCACTTTAAAAAGCTATTTGTAA
- a CDS encoding DUF445 domain-containing protein, with the protein MSLQTKYIAGISLGVMGVGFAASIPFQGTVAGEIIQGGFEAGLVGGLADWFAVTALFRHPMGIPIPHTALLPKNRKRVTKGLIHTLENEWLTKESITNKVKEMQLAQMVLQIAEREMQSDAVKKGIVTIAEKAIVTIDTEKLAVIIEKELKTYLHTINTSNILQVLVDQLVVQEYDEKTLDYILVKVKDWTAQDEARYQLGSLGMKAMENIKVDGFLQFTLKSFMNIVDEDKIGGILQKFIISNINSLQEADNTTRQLILAKIRQEIINVKENEALLKELENWKEKWIANWDATDKIKEMLEQVQQRAVAFVNNEEFADKYVIPFLQKQMNKIKEDEQIVQKIEDWLQKQVVSLVEKNHSKIGKLVQENLDKLDDKTLIEMIENNVGKDLQWIRVNGAVCGFMIGLVLEGIKAII; encoded by the coding sequence ATGTCATTACAGACTAAATATATAGCGGGTATTTCGCTTGGGGTTATGGGTGTCGGCTTCGCGGCTTCTATCCCTTTTCAAGGAACGGTAGCAGGAGAGATTATACAAGGGGGATTTGAAGCTGGATTGGTTGGCGGGCTTGCAGATTGGTTTGCGGTTACTGCTTTATTCCGTCATCCGATGGGAATTCCAATTCCGCATACAGCGTTATTACCTAAAAATCGTAAACGAGTAACGAAAGGGCTCATTCATACGTTAGAAAATGAATGGCTGACGAAAGAAAGTATTACGAATAAAGTAAAAGAGATGCAGTTAGCACAAATGGTACTGCAAATTGCTGAGAGAGAAATGCAGTCTGATGCTGTGAAAAAGGGGATTGTAACGATTGCAGAGAAAGCAATTGTAACAATAGATACAGAAAAGTTAGCTGTTATTATTGAAAAAGAATTAAAAACATATTTACATACAATTAATACAAGTAACATTTTACAAGTGCTTGTTGATCAATTAGTTGTGCAAGAATATGATGAAAAGACACTTGATTACATATTAGTGAAGGTAAAAGATTGGACCGCGCAAGATGAAGCTCGTTACCAGCTCGGTAGCTTAGGTATGAAGGCGATGGAAAATATAAAAGTAGATGGATTCTTGCAGTTTACTTTGAAATCATTTATGAATATTGTAGATGAAGATAAAATTGGCGGCATTTTGCAGAAGTTTATCATTAGTAATATTAACAGCTTACAAGAGGCTGATAATACCACAAGACAACTTATATTAGCGAAGATTCGTCAAGAAATTATCAATGTAAAAGAAAATGAAGCCTTATTAAAGGAATTAGAAAATTGGAAAGAAAAGTGGATTGCGAATTGGGATGCTACTGACAAAATAAAAGAGATGCTAGAGCAAGTACAACAAAGAGCAGTTGCTTTTGTAAATAATGAAGAATTTGCTGATAAATATGTTATTCCATTTTTACAAAAACAAATGAATAAAATAAAAGAAGATGAACAGATAGTTCAAAAAATAGAAGATTGGTTACAAAAACAAGTTGTGAGTCTTGTTGAGAAGAACCATTCGAAAATTGGTAAGCTTGTACAAGAAAACCTTGATAAGTTAGATGATAAAACGTTAATCGAAATGATTGAAAATAACGTCGGTAAAGATTTACAGTGGATCCGAGTAAACGGGGCTGTTTGCGGATTTATGATTGGATTAGTGTTAGAAGGAATTAAAGCGATTATATGA
- a CDS encoding PH domain-containing protein: MKFKAKKNPFHVIFITLFIIIFFVSLFFQNENSIFFTLMMLLNIVNLSSFYFSHYNVTESSLVVKHGFILRTEISFKDIRHIKYSGKKLRSKKWTRQQLEINYNLFDSVTTFVPQEEEKFISLLKENCPQMRVMNTPANK; this comes from the coding sequence TTGAAATTTAAAGCGAAAAAAAATCCATTCCACGTCATTTTCATTACATTATTTATAATTATTTTTTTCGTTTCGTTATTCTTCCAAAATGAAAATTCTATTTTTTTCACTCTCATGATGCTATTAAATATCGTGAATCTTTCTTCATTCTATTTCTCTCACTACAACGTAACGGAATCATCTCTTGTTGTAAAACACGGTTTCATACTTCGTACTGAAATCTCATTCAAAGACATTCGCCATATTAAGTACTCTGGCAAAAAACTTCGTTCAAAAAAATGGACTAGGCAACAATTAGAAATTAATTATAATTTATTTGACTCAGTGACCACTTTCGTACCACAAGAAGAAGAAAAATTCATTTCACTCTTAAAAGAGAACTGCCCACAGATGAGAGTAATGAATACGCCTGCTAACAAATAA
- a CDS encoding MATE family efflux transporter — MKPPADNNKEGAESQKLESESKPIWKSMSLFLVPLLLSNVLQSVGQLFGMVVVGRWLGVNDLAAISAFFPLFFLLVSFVIGIGSGSSILIGQAFGAKNEDRLKAIVGTTLTFTFIIGVVLAIIGSIFAMDIMRLMGTPENIIEISVHYARILFISMPVLFLYFAYTTFMRGTGDSKTPFYFLIVSTALNMILLPILIFGWLGAPKLDVYGAAYASVISTVITFLVMLVYLKKKNHPLQLDGTVRKYLRMDWELLKLLLRLGIPASINMILVSLSEIAVIAFVNRYGSDATAAYGVVNQVASYVQMPAVSLGITVSIFAAQSIGGNQFDRLQKVVKAGIIMNYVIGGVLISLIYLFSRDILSLFLTSQTTIEIAHSLVMITLWSYLIFGHAQIISATMRASGTVLWPTVIGVVSIWLVEVPVAYYLSYHTSLGIEGIWIGYPAAFIVSLILQYAYYKLSWQKKRITRLVS; from the coding sequence TTGAAACCACCTGCAGATAACAATAAAGAAGGTGCGGAGTCACAAAAGTTGGAAAGTGAGAGTAAACCGATTTGGAAATCGATGTCTCTGTTTTTAGTACCGTTATTATTAAGTAATGTACTACAATCAGTTGGACAATTATTTGGTATGGTAGTAGTAGGAAGATGGCTTGGAGTTAATGATTTAGCGGCTATATCAGCATTCTTTCCTTTGTTCTTTTTACTTGTTTCATTCGTAATTGGTATCGGTTCAGGAAGCTCTATTTTAATTGGTCAGGCGTTTGGTGCTAAAAATGAAGATCGTTTAAAAGCTATTGTCGGTACTACGCTTACGTTTACTTTTATTATCGGAGTTGTATTAGCGATAATAGGTAGTATTTTTGCGATGGATATTATGCGTCTTATGGGAACGCCAGAAAATATTATTGAAATAAGTGTACATTATGCACGAATTTTATTTATATCGATGCCAGTATTATTTTTATATTTTGCATATACAACATTTATGAGAGGTACAGGAGATTCTAAAACGCCATTTTACTTTTTAATTGTAAGTACAGCGCTAAATATGATCTTATTACCGATTCTTATTTTTGGATGGTTAGGAGCTCCGAAATTAGATGTGTATGGAGCGGCCTATGCTTCTGTTATATCTACAGTTATTACGTTTCTTGTCATGCTTGTGTATTTAAAGAAGAAAAATCACCCACTACAACTAGATGGCACAGTAAGAAAGTATCTTCGAATGGACTGGGAGTTATTAAAGTTATTGCTAAGGCTCGGTATTCCAGCGAGTATTAATATGATATTAGTTTCATTATCTGAAATTGCCGTAATCGCGTTTGTAAATCGTTACGGTTCGGATGCAACAGCTGCTTACGGCGTTGTGAATCAAGTTGCAAGTTATGTGCAAATGCCAGCAGTTAGCCTTGGTATTACAGTTTCTATTTTTGCGGCGCAATCGATTGGGGGGAATCAATTTGATCGATTGCAGAAAGTTGTGAAGGCCGGAATTATTATGAACTACGTCATCGGTGGTGTGTTAATATCTCTTATTTACTTATTCTCAAGAGACATTTTATCACTATTTTTAACGAGTCAAACTACAATTGAAATTGCTCATAGCTTAGTTATGATTACGTTATGGAGTTATTTAATTTTCGGTCATGCACAAATTATTAGTGCGACAATGCGAGCGAGCGGTACAGTACTTTGGCCAACTGTTATTGGAGTTGTTTCAATTTGGCTTGTAGAAGTCCCCGTAGCATATTATCTTTCTTACCATACAAGTCTTGGAATAGAAGGCATCTGGATCGGGTATCCAGCAGCATTTATTGTCAGCTTAATATTACAGTATGCATATTATAAGCTTTCATGGCAAAAGAAACGAATTACACGATTAGTTAGTTAA
- a CDS encoding helix-turn-helix domain-containing protein, whose translation MENIDIGKKIEKQRKEKGLTSKELAKMADITPSMLSQIERGSANPSIQTLKVLAKALDVPTFSFLLEDTNTDDLIVRSHKRKKMIIDNLSYEMLSPDFTGNLATAIMTIPPNTASSENVLEHKGEELAFVLDGKITLYLNEEEYVLETGDSVKIPAYLKHKWVNHFKKNAIVLFSVTPPIF comes from the coding sequence ATGGAAAATATAGATATCGGTAAAAAAATTGAAAAACAAAGAAAAGAAAAAGGTTTAACTAGTAAAGAACTAGCAAAGATGGCTGATATTACACCATCTATGTTAAGTCAAATTGAGCGCGGGTCCGCTAACCCTTCTATTCAAACATTAAAAGTGCTTGCTAAAGCTCTTGATGTGCCAACATTTAGCTTTTTACTTGAAGATACAAATACAGACGATTTAATTGTACGTTCCCATAAACGAAAGAAAATGATTATCGATAATTTATCATATGAAATGCTTTCACCTGATTTCACTGGAAATTTAGCAACAGCAATTATGACTATCCCGCCTAATACAGCTTCATCAGAAAATGTGCTAGAACATAAAGGAGAAGAATTGGCATTTGTCTTAGATGGGAAAATCACATTATATTTAAATGAGGAAGAATACGTATTAGAAACTGGCGACAGTGTAAAGATACCTGCTTATTTAAAACATAAATGGGTGAATCATTTTAAAAAAAATGCCATTGTTTTGTTTTCTGTTACTCCGCCGATTTTTTAA
- a CDS encoding prolipoprotein diacylglyceryl transferase family protein has product MEWIVRLQPVSLIIGSLFGFMLMKRKMRHQNVSYEKMMDAVTNAFLIIVFVWKFAPAILNPVWAFEAPVQALLAVGSMQHIVVGCVIASVYIVWKSKKEQFLLRILLDVIPFGLCVSTIFYFLLHHEVGAPTTLPWGMKIYESKLLYHPIFVYEIILALCIMGLLWMKNERLGNGKNISIFLIVEGFAQIIISLVSEQNSVQFGLSAQQIMSFCIISLGILLVPKK; this is encoded by the coding sequence ATGGAGTGGATCGTGAGATTACAACCCGTATCTCTTATAATTGGAAGTCTATTTGGATTTATGTTGATGAAACGAAAGATGAGGCATCAAAATGTATCATATGAAAAAATGATGGATGCCGTAACAAATGCGTTTCTTATCATCGTATTTGTATGGAAGTTTGCACCAGCAATTTTAAATCCTGTATGGGCTTTTGAGGCGCCAGTGCAAGCACTATTAGCTGTTGGAAGTATGCAACATATTGTAGTAGGATGCGTAATTGCTAGTGTATACATTGTTTGGAAAAGTAAAAAGGAACAATTTTTGCTTCGTATTTTACTTGATGTAATCCCTTTTGGATTGTGTGTGAGCACTATCTTTTATTTTCTATTACATCATGAAGTAGGTGCACCAACGACACTACCATGGGGAATGAAAATATATGAATCTAAACTATTATATCACCCTATTTTCGTATACGAGATCATCCTTGCTCTTTGTATAATGGGCTTGTTATGGATGAAAAATGAAAGGCTCGGAAATGGAAAGAATATAAGTATTTTTCTAATTGTTGAGGGGTTTGCTCAAATCATTATTTCGCTTGTTAGTGAACAAAATTCGGTTCAGTTTGGTCTATCAGCACAGCAAATAATGAGCTTTTGTATTATTAGTTTAGGGATTTTGTTAGTGCCGAAAAAATAA
- the fumC gene encoding class II fumarate hydratase: MEYRIERDTLGEIKVPADKLWAAQTQRSKENFPIGTEQMPLEIVKAFAILKKSAALSNQKLGKLSQEKAEAIVEAADEVIAGKWNEHFPLVVWQTGSGTQSNMNVNEVIANRGNQILKEKGSDVHIHPNDDVNMSQSSNDTFPTALHVACVIAVENHVLPAITKLKETLAEKVTAFEHIIKIGRTHLQDATPLTLGQEISGWHRMLEKTERMIAESNTYMKELAIGGTAVGTGINAHPKFGEMVSEEISQFTGKQFVSAPNKFHALTSHDEVVYTHGALKALAADLMKIANDVRWLASGPRSGLGEIIIPANEPGSSIMPGKVNPTQSEALTMVVAQVMGNDATIGFAASQGNFELNVFKPVIAYNFLQSAHLLADAIVSFNDNCAVGIEADEEVINENVNRSLMLVTALNPHIGYENAAKIAKHAHKEGLTLKEAALQSGLLTEEKFDEIVDPKKMIAPKE; this comes from the coding sequence ATGGAGTACAGAATTGAAAGAGATACATTAGGAGAAATAAAAGTTCCAGCTGATAAATTATGGGCAGCACAAACACAACGTAGTAAAGAAAACTTTCCAATTGGAACAGAGCAAATGCCGCTTGAAATTGTAAAAGCATTTGCAATTTTAAAGAAGAGTGCAGCGCTTAGCAATCAAAAATTAGGAAAGCTATCACAAGAAAAAGCAGAAGCAATTGTAGAAGCTGCTGATGAAGTGATTGCAGGGAAATGGAATGAACATTTTCCGCTTGTCGTATGGCAAACAGGTAGTGGTACACAGTCAAACATGAATGTGAATGAAGTAATTGCAAATCGTGGGAATCAAATTTTGAAAGAGAAGGGATCTGACGTACATATTCATCCAAATGATGATGTGAACATGTCACAAAGTTCAAATGATACATTTCCAACGGCACTTCATGTAGCTTGTGTAATCGCAGTAGAAAATCACGTATTACCAGCAATTACGAAATTAAAAGAAACTTTAGCAGAAAAAGTAACTGCATTTGAACATATTATAAAAATTGGTCGTACACATTTACAAGATGCAACACCGTTAACTTTAGGACAAGAAATTAGCGGATGGCACCGTATGCTTGAAAAAACAGAGCGTATGATTGCAGAGAGCAATACATATATGAAAGAGTTAGCAATTGGTGGAACTGCGGTTGGAACAGGTATTAATGCTCATCCTAAATTTGGTGAGATGGTATCAGAGGAAATTAGTCAATTTACAGGTAAACAATTTGTTTCTGCACCAAATAAGTTCCATGCATTAACGAGCCATGATGAAGTTGTATATACTCACGGTGCATTAAAAGCATTAGCTGCGGATCTAATGAAGATCGCTAACGATGTACGTTGGCTTGCAAGTGGTCCACGTAGTGGTCTTGGAGAAATTATTATTCCAGCAAATGAACCGGGAAGCTCTATTATGCCAGGTAAAGTAAATCCAACGCAAAGTGAAGCATTAACGATGGTTGTAGCACAAGTGATGGGGAATGATGCAACGATCGGATTTGCTGCGAGCCAAGGTAACTTTGAGTTAAACGTATTTAAACCTGTTATTGCTTATAACTTCTTACAATCAGCCCACTTATTAGCGGATGCAATTGTTTCGTTTAATGACAATTGTGCAGTTGGTATTGAAGCAGATGAAGAAGTAATTAATGAAAATGTGAATCGTTCACTAATGCTTGTAACAGCGCTAAACCCACATATCGGATATGAAAATGCAGCGAAAATTGCGAAGCATGCTCATAAAGAGGGATTAACTTTAAAAGAAGCTGCATTACAATCTGGACTACTAACAGAAGAGAAATTTGATGAAATTGTAGATCCGAAGAAAATGATTGCTCCAAAAGAGTAA
- a CDS encoding DUF3942 family protein, translated as MDFRFEFTTKLKEYLDDEKDEKIIKDGHRDVIFHYLYALETEIGVVKNPNFTFFASGRRSHIVLENVEFKTEVNVKSNIIEITKIVDNVVIPLDTIVAKDRELFALGRNEKFSVQILEQYLFDTFGDKLGL; from the coding sequence GTGGATTTTCGATTTGAATTTACAACGAAGCTGAAAGAATACTTAGACGATGAGAAGGATGAAAAAATAATAAAAGATGGACATAGAGATGTAATTTTTCACTATTTATATGCGTTAGAGACTGAAATTGGCGTTGTTAAAAATCCTAATTTTACTTTTTTTGCATCAGGAAGACGTTCACATATAGTGTTAGAAAACGTTGAATTTAAAACAGAAGTAAATGTAAAAAGTAATATAATTGAAATTACAAAAATAGTGGATAATGTAGTTATTCCGTTAGATACTATCGTAGCGAAAGATCGGGAATTATTTGCCCTTGGGCGTAATGAGAAGTTTAGTGTACAAATATTAGAGCAGTATCTCTTTGATACATTTGGAGATAAGTTAGGCTTATAA
- a CDS encoding DUF2087 domain-containing protein, with translation MNDISEKFWDASIEELKKGYVFDEAKEEYICLACGETFIKGVIYQDNQVWYEAEKFVQLHIQNEHTSMFDYLLNMDKKFTGLTDLQKRMVQFFHMGLNDKQIVKELDGGSTSTIRNHRFTLREKMKQAKVFLALMELSEEKSKVQTKFVPIHRTATMVDDRYNITEEENDEVLKAHFTEGLDGPLSKFPKKQKRKLIILRHLVKKFDSNKKYTEKEVNTVIENVYPDFVTLRRYLIEYGFLDRTADGSQYWVKL, from the coding sequence GTGAATGATATTTCAGAGAAGTTTTGGGATGCGTCAATAGAAGAATTAAAGAAAGGGTATGTGTTTGATGAAGCAAAAGAGGAGTACATTTGCTTAGCTTGTGGTGAAACATTTATTAAAGGTGTTATTTATCAAGATAATCAAGTTTGGTATGAAGCAGAAAAGTTCGTCCAATTGCATATTCAAAATGAGCATACATCTATGTTTGATTATTTATTAAATATGGATAAGAAATTTACTGGTTTAACGGATTTACAAAAGAGAATGGTTCAGTTTTTCCATATGGGACTGAATGATAAACAAATTGTAAAAGAGTTGGATGGCGGAAGTACATCAACAATTCGTAATCATCGATTTACACTGCGAGAGAAAATGAAGCAAGCAAAAGTATTTTTAGCACTAATGGAATTATCAGAAGAAAAATCAAAAGTACAAACGAAATTTGTGCCAATTCATAGAACAGCAACGATGGTGGATGATCGATACAATATTACGGAAGAAGAAAATGATGAAGTATTAAAAGCTCATTTTACAGAAGGGTTAGATGGACCTCTCTCTAAATTTCCGAAGAAACAAAAGCGTAAATTAATTATCTTACGTCATTTAGTAAAGAAGTTTGATAGTAATAAAAAGTATACTGAAAAAGAAGTAAATACAGTGATAGAAAATGTATACCCTGATTTCGTAACTTTAAGAAGATATTTAATCGAATATGGATTTTTAGATCGAACAGCCGATGGAAGTCAATATTGGGTGAAGTTATAA
- a CDS encoding M56 family metallopeptidase: MKWQMRKIVLLALIVSTLFFSLLLYYVTYPFLFQNRALFLSKFCLFQLEKHMKELSMVRIIIAGLLLITVLIVCKRIWRQFFYSKKVQKVLIPFIRKGKQIYILPTAEVAAFTIGLFRPKVVMSEGLLQTFSDEEIDAIIFHEEYHQKNWDPLKLFCFTLLAEGMIYIPILKELLQRYHTYQELAADKYAMQKMESSFELGSALLKLIKIKTMENRCVTASFAKTAINLRIEQVLNEKVIKLTIPLHTNSVYVTVGLFCMSVVLIVGECI, encoded by the coding sequence ATGAAATGGCAAATGCGTAAAATCGTATTGTTAGCGCTCATTGTTAGTACCCTCTTTTTCAGCTTGTTATTGTATTATGTTACATATCCATTTCTCTTTCAAAATAGGGCATTATTCCTTTCAAAGTTTTGCTTGTTTCAGTTAGAAAAACATATGAAAGAACTATCAATGGTTCGTATTATAATAGCGGGGTTATTATTAATTACTGTATTGATTGTGTGTAAAAGAATTTGGCGGCAATTTTTCTATAGTAAAAAAGTACAAAAAGTACTTATCCCATTTATTAGAAAAGGGAAACAAATATATATATTGCCGACTGCGGAAGTTGCAGCGTTTACAATTGGATTATTCCGTCCGAAAGTTGTCATGTCAGAAGGTTTGCTTCAGACGTTTTCAGATGAAGAGATTGATGCGATTATTTTCCATGAAGAATATCATCAAAAAAATTGGGATCCGCTAAAATTATTTTGTTTTACGTTATTAGCAGAAGGAATGATTTACATCCCGATATTAAAAGAATTGTTACAACGATATCATACGTATCAAGAGTTAGCAGCAGATAAATATGCGATGCAAAAAATGGAATCTTCATTTGAGTTAGGTAGCGCGTTATTAAAATTAATTAAAATAAAGACAATGGAAAATCGATGTGTTACAGCTTCATTTGCAAAAACAGCAATAAATTTACGAATCGAGCAAGTGTTAAATGAAAAGGTTATTAAGCTTACTATTCCGTTACATACGAATTCGGTATATGTAACAGTAGGTTTATTCTGTATGTCGGTTGTACTTATTGTCGGAGAGTGCATATAG